Within the Telopea speciosissima isolate NSW1024214 ecotype Mountain lineage chromosome 4, Tspe_v1, whole genome shotgun sequence genome, the region TGTAAATTAGGAGAACACCAGACATCGGGATGGGCAAGTTGGAGTAGATGATGAAGGTTGCGAGATTGAGTGGGtagaataataaagaaaaaaagacatgGAATAGTTGAAGTAAATATGGTGGGTATGggttaaaataaaagaaagagcaGAGGTCATCTTGTTCGGTGAAGATTAAAGattgtgagttttttttttttcaataatacAAGAGAAACTCTATGTGGTTTTATGGGGAAGAAGACAAAATCTAAGTTTGGAGTAAAGAAAATATGAGAGGAGAGgggacaaatttttttttttttaagctatAAAAGATAGTCTCTCTCCTGTTGTATTACCAGTTTTAAGGACTTTGAACAAAAAGGCTGAAGTCAGGGAGTTCTAATATACTCTAAATATATAAAACACAAGGGCACCAATATCAACAATATCCAAGTACTATCAACAAATTATGTACTAGAAAAGAAATGATACCATAGGATATACTTTGTAAGCATGGCCTTCATTGCCTTATCATTTGTTCTTCCCATTCCCAATTAGTTTGTTGCCAACCTTCAATTTTCAACGTTAGCCTTTTGGTTTTCATGTTCATCTTCCTATGCTCTAATGAGCTCCACTTGTCCAACATCAGCCTCTGCTCCCTCCCTGTTTGCTTGTTCAATTCCAGCATTGAGTGGAACAAGACTCTCAATGCATATATCTATGTCACTCAGAAATAGACCACCTCGAATCCAAAGATCCCTCAGTCTTCCTCCACGGGGATCATACACGAAGAGCTTTCATGGATCAGTTGTGAGTACAATTTCACCATTCTCTGAATAACATAAAGGCTTGATAGGCTTAAATCTAACAGAGTTAAAAGCCCTCAACCCAAATGGTCACTGGATCGTGAACAGTATCTACAAAGAGTCTCACACCATAATCCTTCATAACCCAAACCTCAATACCGACTGCTTTATAATTACAGATCATGGAGAGTTATCCTCTAAGAACTCCAATAGTCCTTTCAAACTCAATATTCCAAGAGTCAAAGCCAGGCGGCAGTGGCACCTCTCGAAATTCTTCATCTTTAAGATCAAAGGAAATGATTATAGTGGATGAGGTAAAAGGTCCCCTCAAGCCATATGCAACCCAATGAAGAGCAAAATTGGCAAGAACCCCAGTTGGGCGTCCGATGAGATAGAAGGGCATGTCCCTGATCCTTCTCCATGAGTTGGTTCTTAATGAGTAGACCTTCACCTCGCAATCCCAAGTGCCATATGTAATAGAAGTTTGCACAATCCTTACAAGCTTGTAATTGTCGGTGGTGGATTCGTAACCGAATCTGTAATCCATTCTAATGGGAAGGTAGGGTCTGATTGGAATCTCTATAGTCGTgttgggcaaaaaaaaaaataaaaaaatctatctCCCTATTACCGCATCCAACACAATTATATTTCactgtggtatcagagccatatTCTGTTGTCGGCCCTTAACATCTCAATCCACCTTTTTTCAGTTTATAATTTGATATTCTACTCTAATCATTGTCCTCTACCAATTTTTAGCTCAAGCTTCCAAAGTGACCcaccaccttcctccaagcgtTCCTTAGACGGTTGTGTGCTTATATATTCTCCTTACATTTCTTCTCTCCGAATGAAACCTTAGTACCTAGCCATGGAGAAGGATGACAAGAAGGTAAAGATAAGCAAAGCAGAGACCAAGAATCTCCCTGAGGTCCTCATCGATGACATACtttgaatccaaataaaacattaagatCCTTCTCTTGCTTCATTGGGTTTGACATTTTCAtaatttctgttttctttgtgaAATTATGCCGATTTGCTtacttctctccctctcttttttttttttttctctagcAGACCGAACTTGAACAGATCCCTTTTGATGATTTGATCTCCGTTCTCCATTACCAGACTTGAACAGATCCCTTTTGATGATTTGATAGAAGTTtgagagaagtttcagaaatggaagatggattttggggaagatgagatttggggaagatgagggtattttggtaattatgccctagcaagggcattttagtaattaggttgggttaggttcttaagaacaaatagtgggggtaaaagggtcttatcaaattaggttagggcaaaacggtcttttcatattatgaacaaataggttagggcaattaggtcttttcaaatttataaacataggagaaagggtaaaatggtcaagcTTTTAGCACTTAACGGCTAAACTTAACGGTTTGGACTTATCTGGAattagggggtaaagtaggggtggtatgtgAAATTTgcaggggtggtatgtggacctttcagaaccttagggggtacgaggactatggggtgcattataggggggtacatgtactttaccaaaaaaaaaaaaacagttttttgATCCAACCAATGGCCCATGTGGAATAGAcaagaaaatattgaaaaagCATATGCAAGCGGCGGAGGTTACTCTAGCACTATCTCCGTATCTCTCTCGCCAATCTCATATTTCTCtgtcttcaaagttcaaaccctCGCACTGACTTACGCTCTGCCCTCTGCGTACTCTCATATCTGCTCACTATGGCTCCCTTTCATTGCTGTTGTTAAATCCCCGCTGTTAATTACTTCTCCACTTAATACTCCTGTTATTCCTTTCGAAATTCCTTTCTTGAGTGCTGGATTTGGTATTATTTGACCTCCACTACCAACCAGTTCCCAACCGAACCGTCGACATTGGTGTGGAGCTACTTAGCTCCATAACTGTTTGTTCTGGACTTACATTGCACTTTCAGATGCATAGCCGGATTCGTTGTAGTTGTCTTAAAACAATTTCCGGGACTAATTGGTTTTCTACATCATTGCTACTGATGCCATCCATGGTGGACATAGGTGAACAGAGGGCCAATGGATGGCTACAACTTCTGCCCtgggaaaaggaagagaagttTCAGGGAAGGGGGCAGACTATTTTTCATGGTTTTTAATTGATGTGTCATTTCATATTCTTTAGTCTTTCCAGCTCTCTCTATTTCCCCCCCGCTACTTGTGATTAGAGAGCTTATAGTGATGATGAAGGAAAGCCAAGTTGCCAACTTCAATGCGTTCGAGATGCAAAGGCGAGGATTGCTGGTACAGAATAATTGTAAGTATTCACTTGGCACTTAACTCGTTATTCGTGAAATGCCAATGGTTAAGTTTCTTTATTCTATGCTTGTCTATATTATTAATGCGAATTTCCCTAGTTTTCTTGAGAATATCCATCATCAGAACCCATTACCAACATTTATAAAGATTAATTGAAGGGtttgtttctattgtttgtTGTTGGTGTTCCAGGAGTTTGTTTATggtttttgatattttatttcatatatTTGTGAATCTAATCACTGGTgagatcttcttctttttttttgtgtattatCATTAGTGAGATTTTAGTAAACTAATTATATATAATGTAAGAATTGATTAAAATTTTGTGTATTTGCTCAATTTATTAGTATTCTTGTCGGGAATGAAGCTACTGCTGGTTGGTTGCTTTTCTGCGCCACAACTTCTAGATGGAGAGTTAAAATCAAGTATACTAAGAAAatgagataaaataaaataggtcTTTTATCCTTCTACACTTTgtgatccttctcttctttgagGTGCGATGGAGGGCGGTGGTTGCGCAATTTGTTCTCAATTTTAGCATTCTAGGTATTATGAATAGAGTATAGGGAGAATATATTTACATAAAACTACTTGGTGTCACAGAAAGTGTGATTTGGGTAAAGGGAAGACCTTAAAGAAATGCTTAAGGATCCATTAGTGCAGATTCTTCAATATTCTTATGGAAAATGAGGAGGTAAAGAacaagccttttttttttctgagaagCATTAGCAGAGAAGGATATATGCTTCTTTCAAAAAACAGGCCAAACCAAtcttcccctctctttttttccttttcagttCACCAAATGTCTTGACCAAGGTAATCCTTGCTTGGTAGTCTCTTTTGGTTATAATGCAATTTTTTTACTTCAGTTCTAATGTTCTCTGTAACAGAACTGAAACTAAAACTAACCTGCAGCAagacaactagaagaagaaagcatagaagagagaagaagatctgagaagagaagaaggagtaaaaccgagagagagagaagacttctcacgatttagttgaatgactaaatcgtgagaggcagttttatttataatagaacttaagtgaattacaatagaaaacccccaaaatacccttgagacaTAAAACTAATTAGAACTAATTAGAAAGAACCATAAagacataaataaccccaaacaactaaACACAataatcttaacactccccctcaagctagagcgtagacatcaccaagatccagcttggaacagcCACTTGCAAACTGTGgtcaaaacaaagctttggtaaacatatctccaagctgAAACTGGGATCGAACAAAAGGAGTAGTAATCAGCTTCTTTAGAACAgcatcacgaacaaaatgacagtcaacttcaatgtgcttggttcgttcatgaaacatagggttgttggcaatatagatagcagcctggttatcacagtacatctccatgggcTGATCACTGAAATAACCAAGCTCATGAGTAAAGGAAcgaacccacatcaattcagcagctgtgtgagccatagctctgtactcagcctctgcactggaacgagcaacaatagtctgtttcttgctcttccaagtaaccaagttaccaccaaagaaagtacaataaCTTGTAGTAGATCTACGCGGCATCAGAAAATCCAACAATGCTAGTGTGTCCCTGACGGTGATAGACAAGGCCCTTGCCAGGAGCACCCTTAAGGTAACGTAAAATACGACAAGCAGCCTCCCAATGAACTTGCTTAGGCgtctgcatgaactgactgataacacccacaacaaaagaaatatcaaGACGAGTAACTGTAAGATAGATAAGTCTACCGACCAGGCATCGATACTGGTGTGGATCACTAAAGTCTgtgtcatcagaagcaccaaacttgacatagggatccataggagtatcaataggtttacaacTCATCATACCTGTCTCATCAAGTtaatcaagaacatacttcctttgggacaAGCTTAGACCGCGAGAACTGcgaacaacctcaatgccaagaaaatacctgagattacccaaatccttaatctaaaaattgtcaaGTAGATATGTCTTCACATGGGCAAtcccagaagcatcattaccggtaataataatatcatcaacatatattgcTAGGATGACCACATTAGACCCCTGTCGTCTGACAAAGATAGAGTGATCAGAGTAGCACTGAGAAAATCCACAACCAGCAACAACACtgctaaatttatcaaaccaggcACGGGGGGACtatttcagtccataaattgccttatgaaTGCGACAAACTCGGAcactatcctccccctgagcaacataaccaggaggttgctccatatacacctcctcctgcaggtcaccatataagaaaacattcttcacatccatctagAAAAGGGGCCAGTCAAGGTTAACAGCCAAAGAAAGCAAAATACGAACTGAATTCAGCCTCGCAACaggagagaaagtctcaaaataatcgaccccataggtttgggtaaaccctttggcaaccaaaCGGGCCTTGTGCTGCTCCACAGTACCATCGGGATTGTACCTCACCGTGTACACCCAAtgacacttaacaagatccttaccaggtgGGAGATCAACTAAAGACCAAGTCTTACGAGAGATGAGAGcctccatctccacatccatagcatttttCCACTTAGGGTGAGACATAGCAATGGTATAAAAAGTGGGAATAAAAGTAGAATGTAATGCAGTAGCAAAAGCACAATAATGAAGAGAAAGatgagaaatagacacataatTTGCCAGAGGATAAAGAGGACGAGTAGTGCAAGTACGAGTACCTTTTCTCTGAGCAATAGGGAGATCATCAACACCAACAGGAGGATCTACAGTCAAAGAATCAGCTGGTGGCGGTAAAGGAGTGGCCGCAATAGGTTGAAGTGGGAGCAACGACTGCTGTTGGTGACGGCGCACATAAACCTGTACAGGTGGGGCAGCTATCggtagaggaagaggaggaagaggagcagGGGCAGCAACCCGACCAACTTCATCAAGATTAACATCAACAGAGGAACCAGCAAAATAAGGGGAACTCTCGAAAAAGGTAACATCAGCAGAAATAAACTGTTGGTGAGTAACAGGGTCAAAACAtcgataccccttctgggtacgagaataTCCAAGAAACAAACACTTAACAGCCCAGGAAGATAACTTATCAAGCCCTGGGCGAAGCACATGAATAAAACAATGACAACCAAAAAcacgaggaggaagagagaagacaGCCCGATCAGAAAATACTATGTTGAAAGTAATTTGATTATGTAGAATAGatgaaggcatacgattaatcaGAAAATAAGCTATCAACACCGCATTTGCCCAATAgagtttgggaacatgcatatgaaacatcaaagaacgaGTGACATctaataaatggcgatttttgcgctctgccacaccattttgttgagatGTATAAGAGCAAAAAGTTTGGTGAAGAatgccattgtcagaacaaaaCTGAGAGGCCTCACGCTGAATTAATTCAAGGGCATTGTCAGTACGCAAAGTTTTTAAagaaacaccaaattgaactcgaatttcattataaaactgTTTGAAGACAGATACAAATTTAGATCTATCCTTTAAGAGGTACAGCCATGTCATCCGAGAgtgatcatcaataaaactaacaaaataagaaaaccctaaccgacTTTTGACcctacaaggaccccaaatatccgaatgaaccaactgaaataaagaagtactcctagactctggactcaaaggaaaaacagtacgatgatgcttgccaagctcacaagcttcacactagATACGGGAGACAGACTTGCAACTGGGAACAAGGTGCTGCAGCTTAGATAGAGAAGGATGTCCTAGCCGATAGTGCCAATGTAAAGGAGATACGCCAGGAGAAGTAGCAACCGCTGCAGTGGATGTAGTTCCCAAATCAAAGTAATAGAGGCCTCCCTTCTCATACCCGCCACCAATCTTCATCTTTGTtgcaagatcctgaaagacacaataagaagggtgaaaggttatagaacaattcaaagttttagttaattgactaacagaCAAAAGATTAAGAGGAAGCTTGGGAACATGGAGAACATTAGTTAAAGATATGTCAGAAGACAAGGAAACTTTCCTATTGATTGGTATGGAGGATCCATCTGCAATAGAGATCCGAGATGACATAGAAGGCTGTGTGTAAGATGAAAACAAATTAGGCTTATCGATCATGTGAGAAGATGCtccggagtcaatgacccacgggGAGGATGAGGACGCGAAGCAAGCAGTAGTACCTGAGTGGGCAAGGACAGCTGtagatgtagaagaagaagtctcAAGTTGCAGGACTCGTTGTAAGAGTTGAGAGACTAAATCATTAGAAGAgttaccaccatcagtagagGATCCCGGGGCAGTGTCGGAAGAGTGCACAGAATCAGCCCCTCCATCAGAAACGACAGAATTTGTAAATTGCTCACGGGCCCActgtggtttgccatgtttgAGCCAACACTTATCAACAGTATGATTAGACCGATTACAATGAGTGCACCATCGAGAACTAGCATCAACAGAACCAGAACTAGCAGTGTTAGACATAGTCCCACGACCTCCAGAACCAGCTCCACGACCACGCCCAAAATTAGAACCACGATCGCGAGAAGAGGtactaccaccaccacggccACGCCCTCCAGTAGAAGTGAAAAGGGCAGAATTATCTTTGTCGGTAGGAGCTGAATCAAACTTCACCACTGAAGGGGATATAACTCTCTGGAGCCGACAATAAGCTTCATTCATAGAGGGGATCTTCTCTCCAATCAACAATTGGCTTGTGATGGATTGAAGATCAGAGTCTAACCCAGAGAGAAATTTGGCAACCAAAAATTCAGATCGTTGGGACTTAATTACAGCAGCATCAGTAGAAATAGGCTGGTATACAttaagttcttcccacatcCCCTTTAATGAACTGTAATACTCACCAAGGGATTTTCCATCTTGtttaaaagagaagaatttcttATAGAGATCATAAATTCGGCACAGATTTGTATCTTGAGAGTAGCTttccttgagttcttcccaaacacccttggcagttttatgaaacataacattagaAGCAATGAagggttccatgctattccaaagccagcAAAGAAGGGTTGCATTCTTAGCCTTCCAATCATCATATTTGTCATCAGTAGATTGCAGAGGTTCCATGGTAAGGTATTTCATCTTCCGGCGAGCAGTGATATAGACCTCAAAGCCTTGAGACCAAAGTAGATAATTAGAAGCACCATTCAGCTTCACACTGGTAATCTGAATGTTAAAGTTGCCGGTAGAAGACTTAGCATCAGCCATTAGGGAAATTAATAGATGCAAACACCAATATCAATATCAGCCCAAAGGAAAAACCCTGATCAGGGTAAAATCGATAGCCTTGAAGAATAGGGCAGAACAGCCCAATACAGAAGTTGAATCTTGATGAAGATAACCAGCAATAATGATGTATAATCACTGTAAACCCAGCAACAAGAATGAAGGACAGATcccagaagaaaaacaaatcgATTTCCACAGGGTTTTGGAATATCGATTGTCAGGGTTTAGGGACAAGCAGGAACCAATCTTCAAGAGCTTCGAACAGCAGCAGAAACATACACAATCAGTTGTAGCATAGCAGGGAACTCTAGTCCTTCATGAATATATGACTAGAGTTCAGATCAATATAAGCAGCATATGGTTGCTGTAGACCacgatataaataaagaggtgaaAAACCTTCAAAACAGCAGCAGTAAGGAGAATCTCGTGGATCAGAATTtattgctttgataccatgtaacagaacTGAAACTAAAACTAACCTGCAGCAAGACAACTAGAAAAAGAAAGcatagaagagagaagaagatctgagaagagaaggagtaaaaccgagagagagagagaagacttctcacgatttagttgaatgactaaatcgtgagaggcagttttatttataatagaacttaagtgaattacaatagaaaccccccaaaatacccttgagacaTAAAACTAATTAGAACTAATTAGAAAGAACCATAAagacataaataaccccaaacaactaaACACGATAATCCCAAACAACTAAACACGATAATCTTAACATTCTCAATCCTTGGGTGGAAAGGCAAAGAAGATTCAGTTGGAGTTCTCTTATTTGTGAACCACTCTGATTCAAGTTGGATAGGATTAATATCTTGGCTCGGCTGGGCCACTAACTCTTACAGGCTGACCTCAAGTACTTATGACTCAAGGTTCATGTGACATCAGCAACATGCTTGTGAAAGTATAAATACCTTTATAGTTAAGTATGCAATTACTGTTCACATTTCTCTGGATCTTAATTAGACCCGAGGTGCCAGCCTAGTTTGAAGTAACTGGTTTAGAATCTAGGCTTTCTGGTTGAAGTGAACATACTGTGGAAGATAGCTATATTTACCATAAGTTGCTCAAAAAGTTGCATCCTTAGAGGcatggaaggagaaaaaaaagagatatggCCAAGCAAAATCTTTTTGAGTATTTGTTAATTGAATTAAGTATAGTTTTCTGGAGGGTTGTTATCTCCCCTGTCTCCTTCAACAGTTGGTATTGTGGGAAGACCTAGGCTTCATTGAATAAGCTAAACCaatttatcaaaagaaaaaaaaaagggtctaaACCTAAGAGCGTTACTAACTGCTACTCTTGCTTACTTATCTATTCTTCTCTCTTGGATATTATTTAATATACTGTAAACAGATATGTAATCTCAATCTCCAATGGTGTCTTAGGGTTGCTTTCATTGTATTACTACTAGTTATGTGCCATACAGTTGAGTTTTGAGAACTGTTAGTTTGTTATTAATAATTACAATCTCTAATGGTGTTTTAAGATTCTATTATGTTTATTCTACTTCTAACCAATCAGGTTTAcaatatcacaaaaaaaaacctggATTACAAGTGTGCTTGGCCACACTAtattattttatcttctttagGCAAACCAAAAATTTTATTAACAATGAAAGGTTATGTGTATGAGATGTAcagcgccccccccccctcccaaaaaaaaaaaaaaagcctttaAAAGCTTTACAAGAATGCATATGACAGAAACTTATCTCTGTGCAGATTACTCTTTTATAAGATGTAGCAATTGAACACTCTTGGGGATGCCTTCAACAGCAAAAGCTTGCATAGTTTTAGCCCACCTCA harbors:
- the LOC122659549 gene encoding uncharacterized protein LOC122659549 is translated as MADAKSSTGNFNIQITSVKLNGASNYLLWSQGFEVYITARRKMKYLTMEPLQSTDDKYDDWKGVWEELKESYSQDTNLCRIYDLYKKFFSFKQDGKSLGEYYSSLKGMWEELNVYQPISTDAAVIKSQRSEFLVAKFLSGLDSDLQSITSQLLIGEKIPSMNEAYCRLQRVISPSVVKFDSAPTDKDNSALFTSTGGRGRGGGSTSSRDRGSNFGRGRGAGSGGRGTMSNTASSGSVDASSRWCTHCNRSNHTVDKCWLKHGKPQWAREQFTNSVVSDGGADSVHSSDTAPGSSTDGGNSSNDLVSQLLQRVLQLETSSSTSTAVLAHSGTTACFASSSSPWVIDSGASSHMIDKPNLFSSYTQPSMSSRISIADGSSIPINRKVSLSSDISLTNVLHVPKLPLNLLSDLATKMKIGGGYEKGGLYYFDLGTTSTAAVATSPGFYNEIRVQFGVSLKTLRTDNALELIQREASQFCSDNGILHQTFCSYTSQQNGVAERKNRHLLDVTRSLMFHMHVPKLYWANAVLIAYFLINRMPSSILHNQITFNIVFSDRAVFSLPPRVFGCHCFIHVLRPGLDKLSSWAVKCLFLGYSRTQKGYRCFDPVTHQQFISADVTFFESSPYFAGSSVDVNLDEVGRVAAPAPLPPLPLPIAAPPVQVYVRRHQQQSLLPLQPIAATPLPPPADSLTVDPPVGVDDLPIAQRKGTRTCTTRPLYPLANYVSISHLSLHYCAFATALHSTFIPTFYTIAMSHPKWKNAMDVEMEALISRKTWSLVDLPPGKDLVKCHWVYTVRYNPDGTVEQHKARLVAKGRQGSNVVILAIYVDDIIITGNDASGIAHFGASDDTDFSDPHQYRCLVGRLIYLTVTRLDISFVVGVISQFMQTPKQVHWEAACRILRYLKGAPGKGLVYHRQGHTSIVGFSDAA